A single Phaenicophaeus curvirostris isolate KB17595 chromosome 26, BPBGC_Pcur_1.0, whole genome shotgun sequence DNA region contains:
- the LOC138731190 gene encoding signal transducer and activator of transcription 5B isoform X3, with protein MAVWIQAQQLQGEALRQMQALYGQHFPIEVRHYLSQWIESQAWDSIDLDNPQENVKATQLLEGLIQELQKKADHQVGEDGFLLKIKLGHYATQLQNTYDRCPMELVRCIRHILYHEQRLVREANNSPSPAGSLVDAMSQKHLQINQTFEELRLITQDSENELKKLQQTQEYFIIQYQENMRLQAQFSQLSQLGPQERLSRETTLQQKKASLEAWLHREAQTLQQYRVDLAEKHQKTLQLLRKQQTTILDDELIQWKRRQQLAGNGGPPEGTLDVLQTWCEKLAEIIWQNRQQIRRAEHLCQQLPIPGPVEEMLSELNGTITDIISALVTSTFIIEKQPPQVLKTQTKFAATVRLLVGGKLNVHMNPPQVKATIISEQQAKALLKNESTRNSESSGEILNNCCVMEYHQATGTLSAHFRNMSLKRIKRSDRRGAESVTEEKFTILFESQFSVGGNELVFQVKTLSLPVVVIVHGSQDNNATATVLWDNAFAEPGRVPFAVPDKVQWPQLCEALNMKFKAEVQSSRGLTKENLVFLAQKLFNSTSSHLEDYSSTTVSWSQFNRENLPGRNYTFWQWFDGVMEVLKKHLKPHWNDGAILGFVNKQQAHDLLINKPDGTFLLRFSDSEIGGITIAWKFDSSERMFWNLMPFTTRDFSIRSLADRLGDLNYLIYVFPDRPKDEVFSKYYTPVLSKAVDGYVKPQIKQVVPEFVNASGDSAPGGATYMDQAPSPAVCSQPHYNMYAQNPDAVLEPEGDFDLDDTIDVARHVEELLRRPMDSQWIPHAQS; from the exons ATGGCGGTGTGGATCCAGGCGCAGCAGCTCCAGGGCGAGGCCCTGCGGCAGATGCAAGCGCTCTACGGGCAGCACTTTCCCATCGAGGTGCGGCACTACCTGTCGCAGTGGATCGAGAGCCAGGCATG GGACTCCATCGACCTCGACAACCCCCAGGAGAACGTGAAGGCGACgcagctgctggaggggctgatccaggagctgcagaagaaGGCCGACCACCAAGTGGGCGAAGACGGCTTCCTGCTGAAGATCAAGCTGGGGCACTACGCCACGCAGCTGCAG AACACGTACGACCGCTGCCCCATGGAGCTGGTGCGCTGCATCCGGCACATCCTCTACCACGAGCAGCGGCTGGTGCGCGAGGCCAACAAT AGCCCCTCGCCGGCCGGCTCCCTGGTGGATGCCATGTCCCAGAAGCACCTGCAGATCAACCAGACCTTCGAGGAGCTGCGGCTCATCACGCAGGACTCGGAGAACGAGCTCAAGAAGCTGCAGCAGACGCAGGAGTACTTCATCATCCAGTACCAGGAGAACATGCGTCTCCAAG CCCAGttctcccagctctcccagctgggCCCCCAGGAGCGCCTGTCGCGGGAGACGACGCTGCAGCAGAAGAAGGCGTCCCTGGAAGCCTGGCTGCACCGGGAGGCCCAGACACTACAGCAGTACCGCGTG GACCTGGCTGAGAAGCACCAGAAGACGCTGCAGCTGCTGCGCAAGCAGCAAACAACCATCCTGGACGATGAGCTGATCCAGTGGAAGCGTCGGCAGCAGCTAGCGGGGAACGGGGGCCCCCCCGAGGGCACCCTGGACGTGCTGCAGACCTG GTGTGAGAAGCTGGCAGAGATCATCTGGCAGAACCGGCAGCAGATCCGCCGGGCTGAGCACTTGTGCCAGCAGCTGCCCATCCCGGGCCCGGTGGAGGAGATGCTCTCGGAGCTGAACGGCACCATCACCGACATCATCTCTGCCCTGGTGACCAG cACCTTCATCATCGAGAAGCAGCCCCCCCAGGTGCTGAAGACCCAGACCAAGTTTGCAGCCACCGTGCGGCTCCTGGTGGGGGGGAAGCTGAACGTGCACATGAACCCCCCCCAGGTGAAGGCCACCATCATCAGCGAGCAGCAAGCCAAAGCCCTGCTGAAGAACGAGAGCACTCGCAA CAGCGAGAGCAGCGGGGAGATCCTCAACAACTGCTGCGTGATGGAGTATCACCAGGCCACGGGGACGCTCAGCGCCCACTTCCGCAACATG tccctgaagCGGATCAAGCGCTCGGACCGTCGCGGGGCTGAGTCGGTGACCGAGGAGAAGTTCACCATCCTCTTTGAGTCGCAATTCAGTGTTGGTGGCAACGAGCTGGTGTTCCAGGTGAAG ACGctgtccctgcccgtggtggTGATCGTGCATGGGAGCCAGGACAACAACGCCACGGCCACCGTGCTCTGGGACAACGCCTTTGCCGAGCCC GGTCGCGTGCCCTTCGCCGTGCCCGACAAAGTGCAGTGGCCGCAGCTCTGCGAGGCTCTCAACATGAAGTTCAAGGCAGAGGTGCAGAGCAGCCGCGGGCTGACCAAGGAGAACTTGGTGTTCCTGGCACAGAAGCTCTTCAACAGCACCAGCTCCCATCTGGAGGACTACAGCAGCACCACAGTCTCCTGGTCCCAGTTCAACCGG GAAAACCTGCCCGGAAGGAATTACACCTTCTGGCAGTGGTTTGACGGGGTCATGGAGGTTCTGAAGAAACATCTAAAGCCGCACTGGAACGATGG GGCCATCCTGGGCTTCGTCAACAAGCAGCAGGCACACGACCTGCTCATCAACAAGCCCGACGGGACCTTCCTCCTGCGGTTCAGCGACTCGGAGATCGGCGGCATCACCATTGCGTGGAAGTTTGACTCCT CTGAGAGGATGTTCTGGAACCTGATGCCTTTCaccaccagggacttctccatCCGCTCCCTGGCCGACCGCCTTGGGGACCTCAATTACCTCATCTACGTGTTCCCCGACCGGCCCAAGGATGAGGTCTTCTCCAAGTACTACACGCCGGTTCTCT CTAAAGCCGTGGATGGATACGTGAAGCCACAGATCAAGCAAGTGGTGCCAGA GTTTGTCAACGCATCAGGAGATTCTGCCCCCGGCGGGGCCACCTACATGGACCAGGCTCCCTCGCCCGCCgtctgctcccagccccattaCAACATGTACGCCCAGAA CCCCGACGCTGTGCTGGAACCCGAAGGTGACTTCGACCTGGACGACACCATCGACGTGGCCAGGCACGTGGAGGAGCTGCTGCGGCGTCCCATGGACAGTCAGTGGATCCCGCACGCCCAGTCGTGA
- the LOC138731190 gene encoding signal transducer and activator of transcription 5B isoform X2 — translation MAVWIQAQQLQGEALRQMQALYGQHFPIEVRHYLSQWIESQAWDSIDLDNPQENVKATQLLEGLIQELQKKADHQVGEDGFLLKIKLGHYATQLQNTYDRCPMELVRCIRHILYHEQRLVREANNSPSPAGSLVDAMSQKHLQINQTFEELRLITQDSENELKKLQQTQEYFIIQYQENMRLQAQFSQLSQLGPQERLSRETTLQQKKASLEAWLHREAQTLQQYRVDLAEKHQKTLQLLRKQQTTILDDELIQWKRRQQLAGNGGPPEGTLDVLQTWCEKLAEIIWQNRQQIRRAEHLCQQLPIPGPVEEMLSELNGTITDIISALVTSTFIIEKQPPQVLKTQTKFAATVRLLVGGKLNVHMNPPQVKATIISEQQAKALLKNESTRNESSGEILNNCCVMEYHQATGTLSAHFRNMSLKRIKRSDRRGAESVTEEKFTILFESQFSVGGNELVFQVKTLSLPVVVIVHGSQDNNATATVLWDNAFAEPGRVPFAVPDKVQWPQLCEALNMKFKAEVQSSRGLTKENLVFLAQKLFNSTSSHLEDYSSTTVSWSQFNRENLPGRNYTFWQWFDGVMEVLKKHLKPHWNDGAILGFVNKQQAHDLLINKPDGTFLLRFSDSEIGGITIAWKFDSSERMFWNLMPFTTRDFSIRSLADRLGDLNYLIYVFPDRPKDEVFSKYYTPVLCESTPAKAVDGYVKPQIKQVVPEFVNASGDSAPGGATYMDQAPSPAVCSQPHYNMYAQNPDAVLEPEGDFDLDDTIDVARHVEELLRRPMDSQWIPHAQS, via the exons ATGGCGGTGTGGATCCAGGCGCAGCAGCTCCAGGGCGAGGCCCTGCGGCAGATGCAAGCGCTCTACGGGCAGCACTTTCCCATCGAGGTGCGGCACTACCTGTCGCAGTGGATCGAGAGCCAGGCATG GGACTCCATCGACCTCGACAACCCCCAGGAGAACGTGAAGGCGACgcagctgctggaggggctgatccaggagctgcagaagaaGGCCGACCACCAAGTGGGCGAAGACGGCTTCCTGCTGAAGATCAAGCTGGGGCACTACGCCACGCAGCTGCAG AACACGTACGACCGCTGCCCCATGGAGCTGGTGCGCTGCATCCGGCACATCCTCTACCACGAGCAGCGGCTGGTGCGCGAGGCCAACAAT AGCCCCTCGCCGGCCGGCTCCCTGGTGGATGCCATGTCCCAGAAGCACCTGCAGATCAACCAGACCTTCGAGGAGCTGCGGCTCATCACGCAGGACTCGGAGAACGAGCTCAAGAAGCTGCAGCAGACGCAGGAGTACTTCATCATCCAGTACCAGGAGAACATGCGTCTCCAAG CCCAGttctcccagctctcccagctgggCCCCCAGGAGCGCCTGTCGCGGGAGACGACGCTGCAGCAGAAGAAGGCGTCCCTGGAAGCCTGGCTGCACCGGGAGGCCCAGACACTACAGCAGTACCGCGTG GACCTGGCTGAGAAGCACCAGAAGACGCTGCAGCTGCTGCGCAAGCAGCAAACAACCATCCTGGACGATGAGCTGATCCAGTGGAAGCGTCGGCAGCAGCTAGCGGGGAACGGGGGCCCCCCCGAGGGCACCCTGGACGTGCTGCAGACCTG GTGTGAGAAGCTGGCAGAGATCATCTGGCAGAACCGGCAGCAGATCCGCCGGGCTGAGCACTTGTGCCAGCAGCTGCCCATCCCGGGCCCGGTGGAGGAGATGCTCTCGGAGCTGAACGGCACCATCACCGACATCATCTCTGCCCTGGTGACCAG cACCTTCATCATCGAGAAGCAGCCCCCCCAGGTGCTGAAGACCCAGACCAAGTTTGCAGCCACCGTGCGGCTCCTGGTGGGGGGGAAGCTGAACGTGCACATGAACCCCCCCCAGGTGAAGGCCACCATCATCAGCGAGCAGCAAGCCAAAGCCCTGCTGAAGAACGAGAGCACTCGCAA CGAGAGCAGCGGGGAGATCCTCAACAACTGCTGCGTGATGGAGTATCACCAGGCCACGGGGACGCTCAGCGCCCACTTCCGCAACATG tccctgaagCGGATCAAGCGCTCGGACCGTCGCGGGGCTGAGTCGGTGACCGAGGAGAAGTTCACCATCCTCTTTGAGTCGCAATTCAGTGTTGGTGGCAACGAGCTGGTGTTCCAGGTGAAG ACGctgtccctgcccgtggtggTGATCGTGCATGGGAGCCAGGACAACAACGCCACGGCCACCGTGCTCTGGGACAACGCCTTTGCCGAGCCC GGTCGCGTGCCCTTCGCCGTGCCCGACAAAGTGCAGTGGCCGCAGCTCTGCGAGGCTCTCAACATGAAGTTCAAGGCAGAGGTGCAGAGCAGCCGCGGGCTGACCAAGGAGAACTTGGTGTTCCTGGCACAGAAGCTCTTCAACAGCACCAGCTCCCATCTGGAGGACTACAGCAGCACCACAGTCTCCTGGTCCCAGTTCAACCGG GAAAACCTGCCCGGAAGGAATTACACCTTCTGGCAGTGGTTTGACGGGGTCATGGAGGTTCTGAAGAAACATCTAAAGCCGCACTGGAACGATGG GGCCATCCTGGGCTTCGTCAACAAGCAGCAGGCACACGACCTGCTCATCAACAAGCCCGACGGGACCTTCCTCCTGCGGTTCAGCGACTCGGAGATCGGCGGCATCACCATTGCGTGGAAGTTTGACTCCT CTGAGAGGATGTTCTGGAACCTGATGCCTTTCaccaccagggacttctccatCCGCTCCCTGGCCGACCGCCTTGGGGACCTCAATTACCTCATCTACGTGTTCCCCGACCGGCCCAAGGATGAGGTCTTCTCCAAGTACTACACGCCGGTTCTCTGTGAGTCCACGCCAG CTAAAGCCGTGGATGGATACGTGAAGCCACAGATCAAGCAAGTGGTGCCAGA GTTTGTCAACGCATCAGGAGATTCTGCCCCCGGCGGGGCCACCTACATGGACCAGGCTCCCTCGCCCGCCgtctgctcccagccccattaCAACATGTACGCCCAGAA CCCCGACGCTGTGCTGGAACCCGAAGGTGACTTCGACCTGGACGACACCATCGACGTGGCCAGGCACGTGGAGGAGCTGCTGCGGCGTCCCATGGACAGTCAGTGGATCCCGCACGCCCAGTCGTGA
- the LOC138731190 gene encoding signal transducer and activator of transcription 5B isoform X1: MAVWIQAQQLQGEALRQMQALYGQHFPIEVRHYLSQWIESQAWDSIDLDNPQENVKATQLLEGLIQELQKKADHQVGEDGFLLKIKLGHYATQLQNTYDRCPMELVRCIRHILYHEQRLVREANNSPSPAGSLVDAMSQKHLQINQTFEELRLITQDSENELKKLQQTQEYFIIQYQENMRLQAQFSQLSQLGPQERLSRETTLQQKKASLEAWLHREAQTLQQYRVDLAEKHQKTLQLLRKQQTTILDDELIQWKRRQQLAGNGGPPEGTLDVLQTWCEKLAEIIWQNRQQIRRAEHLCQQLPIPGPVEEMLSELNGTITDIISALVTSTFIIEKQPPQVLKTQTKFAATVRLLVGGKLNVHMNPPQVKATIISEQQAKALLKNESTRNSESSGEILNNCCVMEYHQATGTLSAHFRNMSLKRIKRSDRRGAESVTEEKFTILFESQFSVGGNELVFQVKTLSLPVVVIVHGSQDNNATATVLWDNAFAEPGRVPFAVPDKVQWPQLCEALNMKFKAEVQSSRGLTKENLVFLAQKLFNSTSSHLEDYSSTTVSWSQFNRENLPGRNYTFWQWFDGVMEVLKKHLKPHWNDGAILGFVNKQQAHDLLINKPDGTFLLRFSDSEIGGITIAWKFDSSERMFWNLMPFTTRDFSIRSLADRLGDLNYLIYVFPDRPKDEVFSKYYTPVLCESTPAKAVDGYVKPQIKQVVPEFVNASGDSAPGGATYMDQAPSPAVCSQPHYNMYAQNPDAVLEPEGDFDLDDTIDVARHVEELLRRPMDSQWIPHAQS, translated from the exons ATGGCGGTGTGGATCCAGGCGCAGCAGCTCCAGGGCGAGGCCCTGCGGCAGATGCAAGCGCTCTACGGGCAGCACTTTCCCATCGAGGTGCGGCACTACCTGTCGCAGTGGATCGAGAGCCAGGCATG GGACTCCATCGACCTCGACAACCCCCAGGAGAACGTGAAGGCGACgcagctgctggaggggctgatccaggagctgcagaagaaGGCCGACCACCAAGTGGGCGAAGACGGCTTCCTGCTGAAGATCAAGCTGGGGCACTACGCCACGCAGCTGCAG AACACGTACGACCGCTGCCCCATGGAGCTGGTGCGCTGCATCCGGCACATCCTCTACCACGAGCAGCGGCTGGTGCGCGAGGCCAACAAT AGCCCCTCGCCGGCCGGCTCCCTGGTGGATGCCATGTCCCAGAAGCACCTGCAGATCAACCAGACCTTCGAGGAGCTGCGGCTCATCACGCAGGACTCGGAGAACGAGCTCAAGAAGCTGCAGCAGACGCAGGAGTACTTCATCATCCAGTACCAGGAGAACATGCGTCTCCAAG CCCAGttctcccagctctcccagctgggCCCCCAGGAGCGCCTGTCGCGGGAGACGACGCTGCAGCAGAAGAAGGCGTCCCTGGAAGCCTGGCTGCACCGGGAGGCCCAGACACTACAGCAGTACCGCGTG GACCTGGCTGAGAAGCACCAGAAGACGCTGCAGCTGCTGCGCAAGCAGCAAACAACCATCCTGGACGATGAGCTGATCCAGTGGAAGCGTCGGCAGCAGCTAGCGGGGAACGGGGGCCCCCCCGAGGGCACCCTGGACGTGCTGCAGACCTG GTGTGAGAAGCTGGCAGAGATCATCTGGCAGAACCGGCAGCAGATCCGCCGGGCTGAGCACTTGTGCCAGCAGCTGCCCATCCCGGGCCCGGTGGAGGAGATGCTCTCGGAGCTGAACGGCACCATCACCGACATCATCTCTGCCCTGGTGACCAG cACCTTCATCATCGAGAAGCAGCCCCCCCAGGTGCTGAAGACCCAGACCAAGTTTGCAGCCACCGTGCGGCTCCTGGTGGGGGGGAAGCTGAACGTGCACATGAACCCCCCCCAGGTGAAGGCCACCATCATCAGCGAGCAGCAAGCCAAAGCCCTGCTGAAGAACGAGAGCACTCGCAA CAGCGAGAGCAGCGGGGAGATCCTCAACAACTGCTGCGTGATGGAGTATCACCAGGCCACGGGGACGCTCAGCGCCCACTTCCGCAACATG tccctgaagCGGATCAAGCGCTCGGACCGTCGCGGGGCTGAGTCGGTGACCGAGGAGAAGTTCACCATCCTCTTTGAGTCGCAATTCAGTGTTGGTGGCAACGAGCTGGTGTTCCAGGTGAAG ACGctgtccctgcccgtggtggTGATCGTGCATGGGAGCCAGGACAACAACGCCACGGCCACCGTGCTCTGGGACAACGCCTTTGCCGAGCCC GGTCGCGTGCCCTTCGCCGTGCCCGACAAAGTGCAGTGGCCGCAGCTCTGCGAGGCTCTCAACATGAAGTTCAAGGCAGAGGTGCAGAGCAGCCGCGGGCTGACCAAGGAGAACTTGGTGTTCCTGGCACAGAAGCTCTTCAACAGCACCAGCTCCCATCTGGAGGACTACAGCAGCACCACAGTCTCCTGGTCCCAGTTCAACCGG GAAAACCTGCCCGGAAGGAATTACACCTTCTGGCAGTGGTTTGACGGGGTCATGGAGGTTCTGAAGAAACATCTAAAGCCGCACTGGAACGATGG GGCCATCCTGGGCTTCGTCAACAAGCAGCAGGCACACGACCTGCTCATCAACAAGCCCGACGGGACCTTCCTCCTGCGGTTCAGCGACTCGGAGATCGGCGGCATCACCATTGCGTGGAAGTTTGACTCCT CTGAGAGGATGTTCTGGAACCTGATGCCTTTCaccaccagggacttctccatCCGCTCCCTGGCCGACCGCCTTGGGGACCTCAATTACCTCATCTACGTGTTCCCCGACCGGCCCAAGGATGAGGTCTTCTCCAAGTACTACACGCCGGTTCTCTGTGAGTCCACGCCAG CTAAAGCCGTGGATGGATACGTGAAGCCACAGATCAAGCAAGTGGTGCCAGA GTTTGTCAACGCATCAGGAGATTCTGCCCCCGGCGGGGCCACCTACATGGACCAGGCTCCCTCGCCCGCCgtctgctcccagccccattaCAACATGTACGCCCAGAA CCCCGACGCTGTGCTGGAACCCGAAGGTGACTTCGACCTGGACGACACCATCGACGTGGCCAGGCACGTGGAGGAGCTGCTGCGGCGTCCCATGGACAGTCAGTGGATCCCGCACGCCCAGTCGTGA
- the LOC138731190 gene encoding signal transducer and activator of transcription 5B isoform X4 — MAVWIQAQQLQGEALRQMQALYGQHFPIEVRHYLSQWIESQAWDSIDLDNPQENVKATQLLEGLIQELQKKADHQVGEDGFLLKIKLGHYATQLQNTYDRCPMELVRCIRHILYHEQRLVREANNSPSPAGSLVDAMSQKHLQINQTFEELRLITQDSENELKKLQQTQEYFIIQYQENMRLQAQFSQLSQLGPQERLSRETTLQQKKASLEAWLHREAQTLQQYRVDLAEKHQKTLQLLRKQQTTILDDELIQWKRRQQLAGNGGPPEGTLDVLQTWCEKLAEIIWQNRQQIRRAEHLCQQLPIPGPVEEMLSELNGTITDIISALVTSTFIIEKQPPQVLKTQTKFAATVRLLVGGKLNVHMNPPQVKATIISEQQAKALLKNESTRNESSGEILNNCCVMEYHQATGTLSAHFRNMSLKRIKRSDRRGAESVTEEKFTILFESQFSVGGNELVFQVKTLSLPVVVIVHGSQDNNATATVLWDNAFAEPGRVPFAVPDKVQWPQLCEALNMKFKAEVQSSRGLTKENLVFLAQKLFNSTSSHLEDYSSTTVSWSQFNRENLPGRNYTFWQWFDGVMEVLKKHLKPHWNDGAILGFVNKQQAHDLLINKPDGTFLLRFSDSEIGGITIAWKFDSSERMFWNLMPFTTRDFSIRSLADRLGDLNYLIYVFPDRPKDEVFSKYYTPVLSKAVDGYVKPQIKQVVPEFVNASGDSAPGGATYMDQAPSPAVCSQPHYNMYAQNPDAVLEPEGDFDLDDTIDVARHVEELLRRPMDSQWIPHAQS, encoded by the exons ATGGCGGTGTGGATCCAGGCGCAGCAGCTCCAGGGCGAGGCCCTGCGGCAGATGCAAGCGCTCTACGGGCAGCACTTTCCCATCGAGGTGCGGCACTACCTGTCGCAGTGGATCGAGAGCCAGGCATG GGACTCCATCGACCTCGACAACCCCCAGGAGAACGTGAAGGCGACgcagctgctggaggggctgatccaggagctgcagaagaaGGCCGACCACCAAGTGGGCGAAGACGGCTTCCTGCTGAAGATCAAGCTGGGGCACTACGCCACGCAGCTGCAG AACACGTACGACCGCTGCCCCATGGAGCTGGTGCGCTGCATCCGGCACATCCTCTACCACGAGCAGCGGCTGGTGCGCGAGGCCAACAAT AGCCCCTCGCCGGCCGGCTCCCTGGTGGATGCCATGTCCCAGAAGCACCTGCAGATCAACCAGACCTTCGAGGAGCTGCGGCTCATCACGCAGGACTCGGAGAACGAGCTCAAGAAGCTGCAGCAGACGCAGGAGTACTTCATCATCCAGTACCAGGAGAACATGCGTCTCCAAG CCCAGttctcccagctctcccagctgggCCCCCAGGAGCGCCTGTCGCGGGAGACGACGCTGCAGCAGAAGAAGGCGTCCCTGGAAGCCTGGCTGCACCGGGAGGCCCAGACACTACAGCAGTACCGCGTG GACCTGGCTGAGAAGCACCAGAAGACGCTGCAGCTGCTGCGCAAGCAGCAAACAACCATCCTGGACGATGAGCTGATCCAGTGGAAGCGTCGGCAGCAGCTAGCGGGGAACGGGGGCCCCCCCGAGGGCACCCTGGACGTGCTGCAGACCTG GTGTGAGAAGCTGGCAGAGATCATCTGGCAGAACCGGCAGCAGATCCGCCGGGCTGAGCACTTGTGCCAGCAGCTGCCCATCCCGGGCCCGGTGGAGGAGATGCTCTCGGAGCTGAACGGCACCATCACCGACATCATCTCTGCCCTGGTGACCAG cACCTTCATCATCGAGAAGCAGCCCCCCCAGGTGCTGAAGACCCAGACCAAGTTTGCAGCCACCGTGCGGCTCCTGGTGGGGGGGAAGCTGAACGTGCACATGAACCCCCCCCAGGTGAAGGCCACCATCATCAGCGAGCAGCAAGCCAAAGCCCTGCTGAAGAACGAGAGCACTCGCAA CGAGAGCAGCGGGGAGATCCTCAACAACTGCTGCGTGATGGAGTATCACCAGGCCACGGGGACGCTCAGCGCCCACTTCCGCAACATG tccctgaagCGGATCAAGCGCTCGGACCGTCGCGGGGCTGAGTCGGTGACCGAGGAGAAGTTCACCATCCTCTTTGAGTCGCAATTCAGTGTTGGTGGCAACGAGCTGGTGTTCCAGGTGAAG ACGctgtccctgcccgtggtggTGATCGTGCATGGGAGCCAGGACAACAACGCCACGGCCACCGTGCTCTGGGACAACGCCTTTGCCGAGCCC GGTCGCGTGCCCTTCGCCGTGCCCGACAAAGTGCAGTGGCCGCAGCTCTGCGAGGCTCTCAACATGAAGTTCAAGGCAGAGGTGCAGAGCAGCCGCGGGCTGACCAAGGAGAACTTGGTGTTCCTGGCACAGAAGCTCTTCAACAGCACCAGCTCCCATCTGGAGGACTACAGCAGCACCACAGTCTCCTGGTCCCAGTTCAACCGG GAAAACCTGCCCGGAAGGAATTACACCTTCTGGCAGTGGTTTGACGGGGTCATGGAGGTTCTGAAGAAACATCTAAAGCCGCACTGGAACGATGG GGCCATCCTGGGCTTCGTCAACAAGCAGCAGGCACACGACCTGCTCATCAACAAGCCCGACGGGACCTTCCTCCTGCGGTTCAGCGACTCGGAGATCGGCGGCATCACCATTGCGTGGAAGTTTGACTCCT CTGAGAGGATGTTCTGGAACCTGATGCCTTTCaccaccagggacttctccatCCGCTCCCTGGCCGACCGCCTTGGGGACCTCAATTACCTCATCTACGTGTTCCCCGACCGGCCCAAGGATGAGGTCTTCTCCAAGTACTACACGCCGGTTCTCT CTAAAGCCGTGGATGGATACGTGAAGCCACAGATCAAGCAAGTGGTGCCAGA GTTTGTCAACGCATCAGGAGATTCTGCCCCCGGCGGGGCCACCTACATGGACCAGGCTCCCTCGCCCGCCgtctgctcccagccccattaCAACATGTACGCCCAGAA CCCCGACGCTGTGCTGGAACCCGAAGGTGACTTCGACCTGGACGACACCATCGACGTGGCCAGGCACGTGGAGGAGCTGCTGCGGCGTCCCATGGACAGTCAGTGGATCCCGCACGCCCAGTCGTGA